From the genome of Natrinema marinum:
GCGGGGACGGCGACCCGACCGCGTCCGGACCGCGGCCGAACGGGACCACCGATAGAACCGATGCCGACGACCTGCCGACCCTGCCGGGGGAATCGCTCGACGACTTCGAATCTCTCGAGGAGTGGACCGCGATGATCGACGGCGGAAAACTCGGCGCCGAGACGACGGCCCCGTACGCGGGATCGCAGTCGGCCCACCTCTCGGCGGATCCGGACACCGAGTACGCCGCCGCCTACACCGTCACCGACGGGCTGGACCTGCGCGGAACGGCCCTCTCGCTCGCGGTGCGATTCACCGGCCGCGAGCAGCTCCACATCGAGCTCGAGTTGTACGCGCCGAACTCGCGCAACGTCTACGCCCTGGAACGGACGCTTACGGGTCCACGGGACCGCTGGACTCGCGTCGACTTCGGTACCGGCGGGATCGAAGGCCAGCCCGACCTCGCGGACGTCCGTCGGATTCAGCTCACTGCCCGCCGCCGTGGCACCACGTCCGGGCCGCTCGACTGTTCGATCGACGACCTGCGCGTCGTCGACCGGCCCGAGACCGGGCGCGTCATGTTCCTGTTCGACGGGACGCTGGCGAGCCACCACGCGACCGCGTTCGAGCTGATGCAGCCGTACGGCTTTGCGGGCGTCGAGGCGGTCATCCCCGAAGCCGTCGGTCAGGACGGCAGACTCACGATCGACGAACTCGCCGCACTCGACGACGCCGGCTGGGACATGGCGGCCCGGCCGCGGACCGGCGCGCACTTCCTCGACGAGTTCGCCGCCACGAAACAGGAGGGGCTGATCCGACAGACGAAGGCCTACCTCGAGCACCACGGCTTCGAAGACGGCGCGAGACACTTCGTCACGCCCCGAAATATCCTCAGCCCGACCGCTCGCGACCTCGTCGAGCAGTATCACGAGCAAGCGTTCCGATTCGGCGGCAGTCCGAACGGACTGCCGGTCACGGACCCGTACAACGTCGGCTTCTTCGCCGGCGACGCCGGCGAGGTGACGAATCGGTACGTCGACTACGCCGCCGAATACGGCCAGCTCGCGGTGTTGCAGTTCGATTACTTCGGCGAGGACGGCATCAGCGAGGGCACGTTCGAACGCGTCCTCGAGTACGTCGCCGAACGGGACGTCGATGTCGTGACCGCGACTGACCTGTTAGACGCTTAGGGCGGGTTGCCGACTGATAGAGGCGATGCGCCGCCGGAGTCACGAAGTGGCTGTCTCCGGCGCTGATCGTTCGCCTCGAGGCCGTTACTCGTCCGTTCTGTTCACTGT
Proteins encoded in this window:
- a CDS encoding polysaccharide deacetylase family protein, which translates into the protein MTNRNRRSFVTSVAAAGTLGLAGCLSQVREWGSGDGDPTASGPRPNGTTDRTDADDLPTLPGESLDDFESLEEWTAMIDGGKLGAETTAPYAGSQSAHLSADPDTEYAAAYTVTDGLDLRGTALSLAVRFTGREQLHIELELYAPNSRNVYALERTLTGPRDRWTRVDFGTGGIEGQPDLADVRRIQLTARRRGTTSGPLDCSIDDLRVVDRPETGRVMFLFDGTLASHHATAFELMQPYGFAGVEAVIPEAVGQDGRLTIDELAALDDAGWDMAARPRTGAHFLDEFAATKQEGLIRQTKAYLEHHGFEDGARHFVTPRNILSPTARDLVEQYHEQAFRFGGSPNGLPVTDPYNVGFFAGDAGEVTNRYVDYAAEYGQLAVLQFDYFGEDGISEGTFERVLEYVAERDVDVVTATDLLDA